A stretch of Amycolatopsis balhimycina FH 1894 DNA encodes these proteins:
- a CDS encoding VOC family protein: MSTRLVNVVIDSARPRVLADFWAALLGWHVAVEESGEVDVRAPETDGWDLDLVFVPVPEPKEVKNRIHLDLASTAPAHQAELVARALELGGRQVDLGQGAVPWVVLADPEGNEFCVLEPRDRYAETGAVASIVVDAHDPALLADFWARVTGRPVEVREGEVLVGLRAPSGRGPWLEFLRNDDVKRVKNRVHLDVAPPAGADHAAAVAEVIAAGAAPADLDGPALPWRVLTDPEGNEFCVLTPR, from the coding sequence ATGAGCACGCGCTTGGTGAATGTCGTGATCGACTCGGCGCGGCCGAGGGTCCTGGCGGACTTCTGGGCCGCGCTGCTCGGCTGGCACGTCGCCGTCGAGGAATCCGGCGAGGTCGACGTCCGCGCCCCGGAGACCGACGGCTGGGACCTCGATCTCGTCTTCGTGCCGGTTCCGGAACCCAAGGAGGTCAAAAACCGGATCCACCTGGACCTGGCGAGCACGGCTCCCGCGCACCAGGCCGAGCTGGTGGCGCGCGCCCTGGAGCTGGGCGGCCGCCAGGTCGACCTCGGGCAGGGCGCGGTGCCGTGGGTGGTGCTGGCGGACCCGGAGGGGAACGAGTTCTGTGTGCTCGAGCCCCGCGACCGGTACGCGGAGACGGGGGCGGTGGCCTCGATCGTGGTCGACGCCCACGACCCCGCGCTCCTGGCGGACTTCTGGGCGCGGGTCACGGGCCGGCCGGTCGAGGTCCGCGAGGGTGAGGTGCTGGTGGGCCTGCGCGCGCCCTCGGGCCGCGGGCCGTGGCTGGAGTTCCTCCGCAACGACGACGTCAAGCGCGTCAAGAACCGCGTGCACCTCGACGTCGCGCCGCCGGCGGGTGCCGACCACGCCGCGGCGGTGGCGGAGGTCATCGCGGCCGGCGCGGCGCCGGCGGACCTGGACGGTCCCGCGCTTCCGTGGCGTGTACTGACGGACCCGGAAGGCAACGAGTTCTGCGTGCTGACCCCGCGCTGA
- the def gene encoding peptide deformylase: MAMRELRYFGDPILKSVCDPVTVFDEKLEALVRDLLDSVKPAGRAGLAAPQIGVGLRVFSYDVAGLTGYVVNPELVELSEETHEIGEGCLSVPELWFPTKRAKHAKVRGVDVHNKPIEVEGEDVLAQCLQHETDHLDGILYLDRLTAERKKSALREARDKDWFWKR, translated from the coding sequence ATGGCGATGCGCGAACTGCGCTATTTCGGGGACCCGATCCTCAAGTCCGTCTGCGACCCGGTCACCGTGTTCGACGAGAAGCTCGAGGCGCTCGTGCGGGACCTGCTCGACTCGGTGAAACCGGCCGGGCGCGCGGGGCTGGCCGCGCCGCAGATCGGGGTGGGGCTTCGCGTTTTCAGCTACGACGTGGCCGGGCTCACCGGGTACGTCGTCAACCCCGAGCTCGTCGAGCTGTCCGAAGAGACGCACGAGATCGGCGAGGGCTGCCTGTCGGTGCCGGAGCTGTGGTTCCCCACGAAGCGGGCGAAGCACGCGAAGGTGCGGGGCGTCGACGTCCACAACAAACCGATCGAGGTCGAAGGCGAGGACGTGCTGGCGCAGTGCCTGCAGCACGAAACCGACCACCTCGACGGCATTCTCTACCTCGACCGGCTCACCGCCGAGCGCAAGAAGTCCGCCCTGCGTGAAGCGCGGGACAAAGACTGGTTCTGGAAGCGCTGA
- a CDS encoding alpha/beta fold hydrolase, with amino-acid sequence MRVRWGAEDTWIPPAIGERLAAGIRGATFTPVAGAGHLVQLDDPVAPATELRSWLSVSPGLPERVER; translated from the coding sequence GTGCGCGTCCGGTGGGGTGCCGAGGACACGTGGATCCCGCCGGCCATCGGCGAGCGGCTCGCCGCGGGCATCCGGGGCGCGACCTTCACCCCGGTCGCCGGTGCGGGCCACCTCGTCCAGCTGGACGACCCGGTCGCGCCGGCCACCGAGCTGCGGTCGTGGCTGAGTGTTTCGCCGGGGTTGCCGGAGCGCGTCGAACGCTGA
- a CDS encoding maleylpyruvate isomerase family mycothiol-dependent enzyme, whose amino-acid sequence MSREHGLVDSGRLLTALGIEGRVLAEAVHAAPVEAPVPACPGWSLGEVARHVGSLYRVVRRRLADGRSPEDWQRDPEPGQSLREFLETGLAELLDELAAHDPEERADTWWPADPTYGFWRRRMLHETLVHRVDVEQAAGAESRGVPEDLALDGIDEALTLWFGQKLPMLGLTGTKAGSVGVRAGAHSWIARAGPETTEAWRCSAEEAENADDVVTAKPAQIYLWLWGRASLTSVAVRGVHDQAAQLWALLRLATR is encoded by the coding sequence ATGTCGCGTGAGCACGGCCTGGTCGACTCCGGGCGGCTGCTCACGGCGTTGGGGATCGAAGGCCGGGTGCTGGCCGAGGCCGTGCACGCGGCGCCGGTCGAGGCCCCGGTGCCGGCCTGCCCCGGCTGGTCGCTCGGCGAGGTGGCCCGGCACGTCGGAAGCCTCTACCGGGTGGTCCGGCGCCGGCTGGCGGACGGCCGGAGCCCCGAAGACTGGCAGCGCGACCCCGAACCGGGCCAGAGCCTGCGGGAGTTCCTGGAGACGGGCCTCGCCGAGCTGCTCGACGAACTGGCCGCGCACGACCCGGAGGAGCGCGCGGACACCTGGTGGCCGGCGGACCCGACGTACGGGTTCTGGCGGCGGCGCATGCTGCACGAGACGCTCGTCCACCGCGTCGACGTCGAGCAGGCCGCGGGCGCGGAATCGCGCGGGGTGCCCGAAGACCTCGCGCTCGACGGCATCGACGAAGCGCTGACCCTGTGGTTCGGGCAGAAGCTGCCGATGCTCGGGCTGACCGGCACGAAAGCGGGCTCGGTCGGCGTGCGGGCCGGCGCGCACAGCTGGATCGCGCGGGCCGGACCGGAGACCACGGAAGCGTGGCGCTGTTCGGCCGAGGAGGCCGAGAACGCCGACGACGTCGTCACGGCGAAACCCGCGCAGATCTACCTGTGGCTCTGGGGCCGCGCGTCCCTGACCTCGGTGGCCGTGCGGGGAGTGCACGACCAGGCGGCCCAGCTCTGGGCGCTGCTGCGGCTCGCGACCCGATGA
- the pdxA gene encoding 4-hydroxythreonine-4-phosphate dehydrogenase PdxA has product MSDLPILAVTLGDPVGIGPEITLKTLAEPESLQLARGFAVGDAIVLERLVRHLGLHLEVNPIATVADARFTTGVIDVLNLGVVREDLPWGEVNATAGAAAVGAIEVATRLALAGEVDAIVTAPITKEAIWAAGSQHLGHTEMLGELTGSTRFTTMFWVSGLKIFFATRHLSLRQAIDQITRENIEYAIREAYTALEVFGTEKPRLAVAALNPHGGENGEFGDEEIIAITPAVAAARVAGLDVVGPIPADSVFHQGIQGRFDGVLSLYHDQGHIASKTYDFDGTVSVTVGLPILRTSVDHGTAFDIAGTGRASHNTMRAAFKAAATLAPYARKLPVVYPPGR; this is encoded by the coding sequence TTGAGCGACCTCCCGATCCTCGCCGTCACCCTCGGCGATCCCGTGGGCATCGGCCCGGAGATCACCCTGAAGACCCTCGCCGAGCCCGAGTCGCTCCAGCTCGCGCGCGGGTTCGCGGTGGGTGACGCCATCGTGCTGGAACGCCTGGTCCGGCACCTGGGCCTGCACCTGGAGGTCAACCCGATCGCGACGGTCGCCGACGCGCGCTTCACCACCGGCGTGATCGACGTGCTCAACCTCGGCGTGGTCCGGGAGGACCTGCCGTGGGGCGAGGTGAACGCGACCGCGGGCGCCGCGGCGGTCGGGGCGATCGAGGTCGCCACCCGGCTCGCGCTGGCCGGCGAGGTCGACGCGATCGTGACCGCGCCGATCACCAAGGAGGCCATCTGGGCCGCGGGCTCGCAGCACCTCGGGCACACCGAAATGCTCGGCGAGCTGACCGGGTCGACCCGGTTCACCACGATGTTCTGGGTGTCCGGGTTGAAGATCTTCTTCGCCACCCGGCACCTCTCCCTGCGCCAGGCGATCGACCAGATCACGCGGGAAAACATCGAGTACGCGATCCGCGAGGCGTACACCGCGCTCGAAGTGTTCGGCACGGAGAAACCGAGGCTGGCGGTGGCGGCGCTGAACCCGCACGGCGGCGAGAACGGCGAGTTCGGTGACGAAGAGATCATCGCGATCACCCCCGCGGTGGCCGCCGCGCGGGTCGCCGGGCTCGACGTCGTCGGCCCCATCCCGGCGGACTCCGTGTTCCACCAAGGGATCCAGGGCCGGTTCGACGGCGTGCTCTCGCTCTACCACGACCAGGGGCACATCGCGTCGAAGACGTACGACTTCGACGGCACGGTGTCGGTGACGGTCGGCCTGCCGATCCTGCGCACGTCGGTCGACCACGGCACGGCGTTCGACATCGCCGGCACCGGCCGGGCGTCGCACAACACCATGCGGGCGGCGTTCAAGGCCGCGGCGACCCTGGCGCCGTACGCGCGGAAACTGCCCGTCGTCTACCCACCGGGCCGGTGA
- a CDS encoding SAV_6107 family HEPN domain-containing protein, with protein sequence MSVKVVSPTDPGQPQLPMSLRPPVTPAAAGTHHVRPRRHSPASAPVVDSRQPELPMPPCRSAAELESDQPQPPMSPRSSAAETVSGQPQLPPRPPAAGTEPDQSLLPMAVRPPAPPVAAGLLAQARRGLAEAEWETDPAERFIGAYLAALRGAAAVLAARGRPHRGRARPASTWVLLDSVAPELREWSAFFAGNSATRAAAQAGITGKVTAESAAGLVRAATPFLELVRRLVHGLPITGEAHVA encoded by the coding sequence ATGTCCGTCAAGGTCGTGTCCCCCACGGATCCGGGGCAGCCACAGCTGCCCATGTCGCTGCGCCCGCCGGTGACCCCGGCGGCGGCCGGAACCCACCACGTCCGCCCCCGGCGGCACTCGCCGGCCTCGGCTCCGGTGGTGGATTCGCGGCAGCCCGAGCTGCCGATGCCGCCGTGCCGTTCCGCTGCCGAGCTGGAGTCTGACCAGCCTCAGCCGCCGATGTCGCCGCGCTCGTCCGCCGCCGAGACAGTGTCCGGCCAGCCCCAGCTGCCGCCGCGTCCGCCGGCCGCCGGCACCGAGCCTGACCAGTCCCTGCTCCCCATGGCCGTGCGCCCGCCCGCTCCGCCGGTGGCGGCCGGCCTGCTCGCGCAGGCGCGGCGCGGGCTCGCCGAGGCCGAGTGGGAGACCGATCCCGCGGAACGGTTCATCGGCGCCTACCTCGCCGCGCTGCGCGGTGCCGCCGCCGTGCTCGCCGCCCGTGGGCGTCCGCACCGGGGCCGGGCGCGGCCGGCCAGCACCTGGGTCCTGCTCGACTCCGTCGCGCCCGAACTGCGGGAGTGGTCCGCCTTCTTCGCGGGCAACTCGGCCACACGCGCCGCCGCGCAGGCCGGGATCACCGGGAAGGTCACCGCCGAGTCGGCCGCGGGGCTGGTGCGGGCCGCCACGCCGTTCCTGGAGCTGGTCCGCCGCCTGGTGCACGGCCTGCCGATCACTGGGGAAGCCCATGTCGCGTGA
- a CDS encoding GNAT family N-acetyltransferase yields MPQPGRTAAVEEPATPSAWRVRIRMHDHPGTLARIAIRLADLECNILGLSVLPVPGGVLDEIVLRPATGLPRRHLAEAIRAEGCECTAIIDADVHELVDPSSSTLLAARRAVDDPARLADVLKDVLGADVVTLVPAAEANPARTESGHRAVFELGSGSALVARRQWAPFVQLELTRAEALVVLLTAAARNVAGPVVLDRPDGAAIVLRKGVPGDADAVSELHRRCSMATLFQRYHTGVRTMPRRRLHRLLVPPRGTSVLAVFGREVIGLGQLIPLMSGGAEISLLVEDAWQRQGIGTALLARLAVLAEAQGITELTANALAGDDALPRTAARAGLRTERAVDDGAKLRLFLPA; encoded by the coding sequence TTGCCCCAGCCCGGCCGGACGGCCGCCGTCGAGGAGCCCGCCACCCCGTCGGCGTGGCGGGTGCGGATCCGGATGCACGATCACCCGGGCACGCTGGCCCGCATCGCCATCCGGCTCGCCGACCTCGAGTGCAACATCCTCGGCCTGAGCGTGCTGCCGGTGCCCGGCGGGGTGCTCGACGAGATCGTGCTGCGCCCCGCGACCGGCCTGCCCCGGCGGCACCTGGCCGAGGCCATCCGCGCCGAGGGCTGCGAATGCACCGCGATCATCGACGCGGACGTCCACGAGCTGGTCGACCCGTCTTCGTCGACGCTGCTGGCGGCCCGCCGGGCGGTCGACGACCCGGCTCGCCTCGCCGACGTGCTGAAGGACGTCCTCGGCGCGGACGTCGTCACGCTCGTCCCGGCCGCCGAAGCGAACCCGGCCCGCACCGAGAGCGGGCACCGGGCGGTGTTCGAGCTGGGCTCCGGCAGCGCACTGGTGGCGCGCCGCCAGTGGGCGCCGTTCGTGCAGCTGGAGCTGACTCGCGCCGAAGCGCTGGTGGTGCTGCTCACCGCGGCGGCGCGGAACGTCGCCGGCCCGGTGGTCCTCGACCGTCCGGACGGCGCGGCGATCGTCCTGCGCAAGGGCGTTCCCGGCGACGCCGACGCGGTGTCCGAGCTGCACCGCCGCTGCTCGATGGCGACGCTCTTCCAGCGCTACCACACCGGCGTGCGGACGATGCCACGCCGACGGCTGCACCGGTTGCTGGTGCCACCGCGCGGCACGAGCGTCCTCGCCGTGTTCGGCCGCGAGGTGATCGGTCTGGGACAGCTGATCCCGTTGATGTCGGGCGGCGCCGAGATCTCGCTCCTGGTGGAGGACGCGTGGCAGCGGCAGGGAATCGGCACGGCGTTGCTGGCGCGGCTCGCGGTCCTCGCGGAGGCTCAGGGCATCACGGAGCTGACGGCGAACGCCCTCGCGGGCGACGACGCGCTGCCCCGCACCGCGGCCCGCGCCGGCCTGCGCACGGAACGCGCGGTCGACGATGGTGCCAAGCTGCGCTTGTTCCTGCCCGCCTGA
- a CDS encoding DEAD/DEAH box helicase, with protein sequence MMGDVAADVLDLFSPATRDWFAGAFAAPTAAQEGAWRAAHAGEHALVVAPTGSGKTLSAFLWALDRLSVEPPPAEATKRCRILYVSPLKALAVDVQRNLRAPLAGISQATRRLGLPVPQIEVGMRTGDTTAAERRTFGKTPPDVLVTTPESLFLILTSSARESLRGVETVIVDEVHAVAGGKRGAHLALSLERLDALLPKPAQRIGLSATVRPVDEVSAFLAGGRPVRVVQPKPAKTIEVRVEVPVEDMSNLDAPRGGPAPSPLDALESLESLTEAFPPGNIAPGGLGTLEEMAGNPVQRPSIWPAVEERVLSLIRDHRSTIVFANSRRLTERLTARLNELATEQTELTPADAFPAEAVGQAGVSTGAPPVIARAHHGSMSREQRTHVEEALKSGQLPCVVATSSLELGIDMGAVDLVVQIEAPPTVASGLQRVGRAGHQVGAVSTGVMFPKFRGDLVSCAVVAERMATGAIEAVRYPRNPLDVLAQHVVAMVALEPWTVPDLASLVRRAAPFAALPDDALHAVLDMLAGRYPSEEFGELRARITWDRISGELRGRPGAQRLAVTSGGTIPDRGLFTVMTPGSDDKPGSRVGEFDEEMVYESRVGDTILLGTSSWRITDITHDRVIVVPAPGEPARMPFWKGDAPGRPLELGRALGKFVRELSTSDDAKARERAEAAGLDERACDNLLTYLAEQKSATRHVPNDRTILLERYRDELGDWRIILHSPFGAQVNAPWALAIAARLRENRGVDAQVAHSDDGIVLRLPDALDAEGADITIGADDVLLDPEEVEQLIVAEVGGSAVFAARFRECAARSLLLPRRDPRRRTPLWQQRQRASQLLSVAAKYERFPVVLEAMREVLQDVYDVGGLRELMADVRARKVRLVEVETPAASPFARSLLFGYVGMFLYETDAPLAERRAAALSLDSALLAELLGTEAIRELLDPEAVREVERSLQRLEPDRHARSAEDAADLLRFLGDLTVEEAGARGIRPEWLTELEAARRAIRVRIGGTERFLAIEDAGRVRDALGTALPVGVPEAFTEPVADPLGDLLSRYARSRGPFAAADAAARFGLGTAVVTGLLDRMTGEGRLVRGELSPVGHPDTHGVGVEYCDSAVLRRLRRASLAKLRAEVEPVEPAALGRFLPAWHGFGGRVRVAPTADDVLSVVEQLAGAPLPASAVESLILPGRLPGYSPALLDELTTAGEVTWAGCGALSGGDGWIALAPTDVADLLLPEVVEDIPTGPLHEAIVSTLEGGALFFRQLVDRATVLVDKAPDDAEVVAALWDLVWAGLVTGDTLGPLRAQVAGRGAHKPRRQAPRGRYARLRAGRPQMPSRSGPPTVAGRWALTPARETDATRRAHARTEAFLERHGVLTRGALDTERVTGGFSGIYKVLRGMEDTGQVIRGYVVEGLGAAQFAAKGAVDRLRALSGPGRPAPGRAVVLAAADPAQPYGAALPWPAATGDTKHRPARKAGALAVLVDGVPALYVERGGRSLLSFTEERQPLSEAAQALSAAVREGWLGQLAVQRADGEQALTSELAEVLREAGFRATPSGLRLRA encoded by the coding sequence ATGATGGGTGACGTGGCAGCTGACGTTCTCGACCTCTTCTCCCCCGCGACCCGGGACTGGTTCGCGGGGGCCTTCGCCGCGCCCACCGCGGCGCAGGAAGGGGCCTGGCGGGCCGCGCACGCGGGCGAGCACGCCCTCGTCGTCGCGCCGACCGGGTCCGGCAAGACGCTGTCCGCGTTCCTCTGGGCGCTGGACCGGCTCTCGGTGGAACCGCCACCGGCGGAAGCGACGAAACGCTGCCGCATCCTCTACGTCTCGCCGCTGAAGGCCCTGGCGGTCGACGTCCAGCGGAACCTGCGCGCCCCGCTCGCCGGGATCTCGCAGGCCACCCGGCGGCTCGGGCTGCCGGTGCCCCAGATCGAAGTCGGCATGCGCACCGGCGACACCACGGCGGCCGAGCGCCGCACGTTCGGCAAGACCCCGCCGGACGTGCTGGTGACCACGCCGGAGTCGCTGTTCCTCATCCTCACGTCGTCGGCGCGGGAGTCGCTGCGCGGCGTCGAAACCGTGATCGTCGACGAGGTGCACGCGGTCGCCGGCGGCAAGCGCGGCGCGCACCTCGCGCTCTCGCTGGAGCGGCTGGACGCGTTGCTCCCGAAGCCGGCGCAGCGGATCGGCCTGTCCGCGACCGTCCGCCCGGTCGACGAGGTGAGCGCGTTCCTGGCCGGCGGCCGTCCCGTGCGCGTGGTCCAGCCGAAGCCGGCGAAGACCATCGAAGTCCGCGTCGAGGTCCCGGTCGAAGACATGAGCAACCTCGACGCGCCGCGCGGCGGCCCGGCGCCGAGCCCGCTCGACGCGCTGGAATCACTGGAGTCGCTGACCGAGGCGTTCCCACCCGGCAACATCGCGCCGGGTGGCCTGGGCACGCTGGAGGAGATGGCAGGCAACCCCGTGCAGCGGCCGTCGATCTGGCCGGCGGTCGAGGAGCGGGTGCTGAGCCTGATCCGCGACCACCGCTCGACGATCGTCTTCGCCAACTCGCGCCGGCTGACCGAGCGGCTCACCGCCCGGCTGAACGAGCTGGCCACCGAGCAGACGGAGCTCACACCCGCCGACGCGTTCCCCGCGGAAGCCGTCGGGCAGGCCGGGGTGAGCACCGGCGCGCCGCCGGTGATCGCCCGGGCGCACCACGGGTCGATGTCGCGGGAGCAGCGCACGCACGTCGAAGAGGCGCTCAAGTCCGGGCAGCTGCCGTGCGTGGTGGCGACGTCGTCGCTGGAGCTGGGCATCGACATGGGCGCGGTGGACCTGGTGGTGCAGATCGAGGCGCCGCCGACGGTGGCGTCCGGGCTGCAGCGGGTCGGCCGGGCCGGGCACCAGGTCGGCGCGGTGTCGACCGGGGTGATGTTCCCCAAGTTCCGCGGTGACCTCGTCTCCTGCGCGGTGGTCGCGGAGCGGATGGCGACCGGCGCGATCGAGGCGGTGCGCTACCCGCGCAACCCGCTGGACGTCCTGGCACAGCACGTCGTGGCCATGGTCGCGCTCGAACCGTGGACGGTGCCGGACCTGGCGTCGCTGGTGCGGCGCGCGGCCCCGTTCGCCGCGCTGCCGGACGACGCGTTGCACGCGGTGCTCGACATGCTCGCGGGCCGGTACCCGAGCGAGGAGTTCGGCGAGCTGCGGGCGCGGATCACCTGGGACCGCATCAGCGGCGAGCTGCGCGGGCGGCCGGGCGCGCAGCGCCTGGCGGTGACCTCGGGCGGCACGATCCCGGACCGCGGCCTGTTCACCGTGATGACCCCGGGCTCGGACGACAAGCCCGGCTCGCGCGTCGGCGAGTTCGACGAAGAGATGGTGTACGAGTCCCGCGTCGGCGACACCATCCTGCTGGGCACGTCGTCGTGGCGGATCACCGACATCACGCACGACCGCGTCATCGTGGTGCCCGCGCCGGGCGAGCCGGCGCGGATGCCGTTCTGGAAGGGTGACGCGCCGGGCCGTCCGCTGGAACTCGGCCGGGCGCTGGGGAAGTTCGTCCGCGAACTGTCCACATCGGACGATGCGAAAGCCCGCGAGCGGGCCGAGGCGGCGGGGCTGGACGAGCGGGCGTGCGACAACCTCCTCACCTACCTGGCCGAGCAGAAGTCCGCCACCCGGCACGTGCCGAACGACCGGACGATCCTGCTGGAGCGCTACCGCGACGAGCTCGGCGACTGGCGGATCATCCTGCACTCGCCGTTCGGCGCGCAGGTGAACGCGCCGTGGGCGCTGGCGATCGCCGCGCGGCTGCGCGAAAACCGCGGGGTCGACGCGCAGGTGGCGCACTCCGACGACGGCATCGTCCTGCGGCTGCCGGACGCACTGGACGCCGAAGGCGCCGACATCACCATCGGCGCGGACGACGTGCTGCTCGATCCCGAAGAGGTCGAGCAGCTGATCGTCGCCGAGGTGGGCGGCTCGGCCGTGTTCGCGGCGCGGTTCCGCGAGTGCGCGGCGCGGTCGCTGCTGCTGCCGCGACGGGACCCGCGGCGCCGCACCCCGCTGTGGCAGCAACGGCAGCGCGCGTCGCAGCTGCTGTCGGTGGCGGCGAAGTACGAACGGTTCCCGGTCGTGCTGGAGGCGATGCGGGAGGTCCTGCAGGACGTCTACGACGTGGGCGGCCTGCGCGAGCTGATGGCCGACGTCCGTGCCCGCAAGGTCCGGCTGGTGGAGGTCGAGACACCGGCCGCGTCGCCGTTCGCGCGCAGCCTGCTCTTCGGGTACGTCGGGATGTTCCTGTACGAGACCGACGCGCCGCTGGCCGAGCGGCGGGCGGCGGCACTGTCGCTGGATTCGGCGCTGCTGGCCGAACTGCTCGGCACCGAGGCGATCCGCGAGCTGCTCGACCCGGAAGCCGTCCGGGAGGTGGAGCGGTCGCTGCAGCGGCTCGAGCCCGACCGGCACGCGCGGTCGGCCGAGGACGCCGCCGACCTGCTGCGGTTCCTCGGGGACCTGACCGTCGAGGAAGCCGGGGCACGCGGGATCCGGCCGGAGTGGCTGACCGAGCTGGAAGCGGCGCGGCGGGCGATCCGGGTGCGGATCGGCGGCACGGAACGGTTCCTGGCCATCGAGGACGCCGGACGGGTACGGGACGCGCTCGGCACCGCGCTGCCGGTGGGCGTGCCCGAGGCGTTCACCGAACCGGTCGCGGACCCGCTCGGGGACCTGCTGTCGCGGTACGCCCGGAGCCGGGGGCCGTTCGCGGCGGCGGACGCGGCCGCCCGGTTCGGGCTGGGCACGGCGGTCGTCACCGGGCTCCTCGACCGGATGACCGGGGAAGGCCGCCTGGTCCGCGGCGAGCTGAGCCCGGTCGGGCATCCGGACACCCACGGGGTGGGCGTCGAGTACTGCGACTCGGCGGTGCTGCGAAGGCTGCGGCGGGCGTCGCTGGCGAAGCTGCGCGCCGAGGTGGAGCCGGTCGAGCCGGCGGCACTGGGCCGGTTCTTGCCGGCGTGGCACGGGTTCGGCGGGCGCGTCCGGGTGGCACCGACGGCGGACGACGTGCTGTCGGTCGTCGAGCAGCTGGCCGGGGCACCGCTGCCGGCGAGCGCGGTGGAGTCGCTGATCCTGCCCGGGCGGCTGCCGGGCTACTCCCCTGCGCTGCTGGACGAGCTGACGACCGCGGGCGAGGTCACGTGGGCGGGCTGCGGCGCGCTGTCCGGCGGGGACGGCTGGATCGCCCTCGCCCCCACGGACGTCGCCGACCTGCTGCTGCCCGAAGTCGTCGAGGACATCCCGACCGGCCCGCTGCACGAGGCGATCGTGTCCACTTTGGAGGGTGGTGCGCTGTTCTTCCGGCAGCTGGTGGACCGCGCGACCGTCCTGGTGGACAAGGCGCCGGACGACGCCGAAGTCGTGGCCGCGCTGTGGGACCTGGTGTGGGCCGGGCTGGTCACGGGCGACACCCTGGGGCCGCTGCGGGCCCAGGTCGCCGGGCGCGGCGCGCACAAGCCCCGCCGGCAGGCGCCCCGCGGCCGGTACGCACGGCTGCGGGCGGGGCGGCCGCAGATGCCGTCGCGGTCCGGGCCGCCGACCGTCGCCGGGCGGTGGGCGCTGACGCCGGCCCGGGAGACCGACGCGACCCGGCGGGCCCACGCGCGGACCGAGGCGTTCCTGGAGCGCCACGGCGTCCTGACCCGCGGTGCGCTCGACACCGAACGCGTCACCGGCGGGTTCTCCGGGATCTACAAGGTGCTCCGCGGTATGGAGGACACCGGCCAGGTGATCCGCGGCTACGTCGTCGAGGGGCTCGGCGCGGCGCAGTTCGCGGCGAAGGGCGCGGTGGACCGGCTGCGCGCGCTGTCCGGCCCCGGCCGTCCGGCGCCCGGCCGCGCGGTGGTGCTGGCCGCGGCGGACCCGGCCCAGCCCTACGGCGCGGCCCTCCCCTGGCCGGCGGCGACAGGCGACACGAAGCACCGTCCCGCCCGCAAGGCCGGCGCCCTGGCGGTGCTGGTCGACGGCGTGCCGGCGCTCTACGTCGAGCGAGGAGGCCGGTCCCTGCTGAGCTTCACGGAGGAGCGGCAACCCCTGTCGGAGGCGGCCCAGGCGTTGTCGGCGGCAGTCCGGGAGGGCTGGCTGGGCCAGCTGGCCGTCCAGCGCGCGGACGGCGAGCAGGCGCTGACCTCGGAGCTGGCGGAAGTACTGCGGGAGGCGGGTTTCCGGGCGACGCCGTCCGGCCTGCGCCTGCGTGCCTGA